Genomic segment of Benincasa hispida cultivar B227 chromosome 1, ASM972705v1, whole genome shotgun sequence:
CGTCAATGATGGCATCACCAGGCTCCAAGTGGTCTGACAACGCGGCAATGGTCTGATCGACGGGCAAACCAGCCTTAACGAGGATGATAACCGATCTTGGGCGTTGAATAGAGAGAACAAAATCGCGAGGATTGTACTGGCCAAAAAGAGGGAGATTACCTTCGTTGTGGGCGCGATCTACAGTCTCGTCGACCTTGGAAGTGGTGCGATTGTAGACGGAAATGGGGAAGCCTTTCTCGGCGATGTTGAGGGCGAGGTTTTGGCCCATGACGGCCAAACCGGCGAGACCTATGCGTGAAAGAGCTGGAGAAGCTTCCATGGCAGATGaagagagagaaggaaaaacGATGAGCGAGAAAGTGACGGAGGCGTCGAGGTCAGAAATGGAGGCTGCTGTTTCgacgatgaagaagaagaagatgaagatagatatttaatttgaacccaaaaaaggaaaattaaaaaaattaaaaattaaaaagtgttttgatttttatattaaaatcaaaattcaattttaaaggGCCAACAAAATATCGTGACGGACTCGTCGAGGCAGTGAAGGGTCACTGATTtcaatttccttttttcttctttttctttttcgttttggaaaatgaaatattaatctaaaattCTGTTTTCAGGCTGTATTTTGGAATTTCCTTTCATACGGCGGCGTTTTGGAGACGAAAGGGAAAACTTCCAACTACCCACTGGTAAATAAGAAATAAGTTTTATGATTGGTATTTTAAAACAAGCATAAATTGCAAAAACCGTCCTTAAAATATGGTGGTAGTTGTTATTAtacccttaaattttcaattgtaaaaattagaCTTCTAAACTTCTAAAAATGTTAAAACTGGATCCTCAatcttataataattataaaaattagatccacaaatgataaaaattgaaccctcaaGCTTATACATTTATTGTAACTTATTcaattatataagtttgagagtCTTATTTTAATACTTGTATAAGTTTAAGagctcaattttttaaattgaaaatttaaggataaatgCAACTACTACCATACTTTAGggataatttttgtgatttgtcctgctaataataaaataataataataaggtttctgattgattaaattaatttaatttgtaatgaaatttttttGGACTGGTTAAGTTAGCATCGAGTGGATTGTAGGTGTTTGTTATGTTTGAAAGTAGTATTTGATTATAATATTTGGaaattattcaatatccatAAAAagcaatataaaaaaataaaaaagcaacCAGCGTCCATGGtactaataattattttttaaaataaactatatcgttatctttttataagaaaaaaaaacattattttaaatgataaaactgttaaaaatatttataaattatagtaaaatatcacgaTTTATGTGTAATAGACTGCAATACCATATTACATGTCTATTTGTACTTTCCTACATTTGAAAACAGTCCAAAAATTATcctaagtaaaaaaaaaattaatgaaatatattGACGAatacaaatataacatatagtaaatgttaaataattaaagtcattaattaattaattaaaattacattaatttcatgtaattgAAATTTTGGAGTAGAGAAGTCAACTTTTTGTTTGCATTTTCATGATTATTTAGAATGACTTATTTTGGAATATTTATTATAAGGGTGAAATCTTTTAAAAGTTGAAGACCAAATTAAGAATGTTATTTTACGTCccatttaatataataaaccTAATTAAAATGACATCTTTCAAATCTCCATACCCTATATATTGTACTTAAAATTAAACttcaattttgatatttaaGATTATTCggtttaacttttcaattgtttaattttgaaaataatcaaaatattctacaactattcaaaataaattttgaaactctttgaaagtgtattttaaacaattcttttgagtttaaataaaaatgacttccttggaaaatattttttctttagtcAATCTAAAGatgttcttattttatttaatgagattaaaattaaaaaaaaaaagaaaaaagaaaaaactacaaatgaaATCTTCAGAGAAACAAGAGGTAGACCAAATGGAGAGAGACAATTTCCCTCATATAGCTccaaatatacaatattgatgATCATAAGTTTATTGTCATAATTATACCTTAATAGTACACCATAGAGGATTGAACTAtgacaattttaaatttaaatactatATTACTTTCTTTTCAGTTTGGAAGGTTAACCTAAGCTGTAAATTAAAATCTTCACCCCTACATTTGAGTTGGTGAtattattaaatgaaaaaaaattagataatgtGTATGAAGATCAAGGGAAAGAGAGATTTTATCCATCAAGTTAAAGAAAATTgtaataccaaaaaaaaaaaagggacttTGGTACTATTTGAATGAACATTCaagaaaaaataggaaaagTCTCACATCTTCCTCCTCCTTTGAAGCCCTTGGAAGGACTAATTTAATTCACATCTAAAAAACATCATAAAAGGAAATACAGTCTTAGTTGCAGGAATAAAACACATGCATAGCAAGTCATCAATCATATGAAATAATAAATTCTGCCTTCAAAACTGATTTTCCTGTTCACATTTACATTATTAAATCACAAAATTGGAACCTTCTTCTGGTTGGTACAATAGTCATACATCTTAATTCTACATCATAAGCTATCTATCACAACTCAAGGAGATTCTTTTCCACTCCCAAATTTTACTAACCTTAATTATGTTGAAGAAGGTTTCAAACTATATCTGCATTTTAGGGCAGAGAATAAAAGAACCACCACCCAAGGGAAATCAAGTCTCTAAAATGGGTGAATGTTATATCTAGCAGCAGCCATAACCGATTCAAGTGAAAGTAGAGTGAATTTCACTGACCTTCATTTggggaaagagagaaaaagcttCAGCACTCGATTCTAACGGCACCGCTTTCGGATGAAATGAACTTGGGCTTCCTTACTACTTGCTCCAAGCACTGCACAACGTCTCCAATCTGGAAATCATTCCAATTGTGTATCACAAGTCCACACTCATTACCCTTCTTCACTGAATCGACGTCTTGTTTTTCCCGCTTAAGAGATGCACATGATCCTTCGAATAAGACTTCCCCACTTCGTAGAAGCCTCATGGTCGATGATCTTGAAAAGGAACCATCAAGCACTCGACATCCAGCAATTTTAACATCGGGTCCCTTTGACTTGCTCCTTCCTTTGAGTTCAAAAATGTTCAGCACCTCGGCCTCCCCAGCTATCTGTGTCTCGGAAGTCCCAGGTGCCTTGTCAACTATCAGATTCCCAATGTCCTCCAAAAGGTGATAGATTACACGATGTAGAATTATCTAAGCCATTAAAGAAAATCAAACTTAATACAGCTTTTCAATCTTTCTTTTCTGTCATGCATGTAATATAAATCTGAATCAAACTTAATACACCTTTTCAATCATTCTTTTCTGTCATGTATGTAAAATAGTTGCATATATTTGCCGCGTATAGAGTAATGAGTATTAATAACTTGACAATTACCAACTAAATTTGACTTTTACCTATTTGACCAATTGATAAAAGATATAGAATGAGCGAAAGAGAATAATTAGAAACAAATGACGAAAAGCTCAGGACTCCAATTTCACCTACTAATTCCTCTTTAGATTCTTTAATCTCATCACCTCATGTTCATTTCCTATGTTGAGCGCGATTTCTCTCACATAAACAACTAATCTTTCTCCAGGACTAACATACTAATGAGCAAACTCCAGCCTAGACGTaaaatttagaactatcaaAAAGCATTACTGCAGTAGACATGAAATATAAAACTCAAACCAACTTTTCATTGTTTCTTATGGTCTAAAGGATGGAAACGAACATTTCATGGGGATATTGAGATTAAATGGCAGCTCATACCTTTATACCAGCTTGAGTAGCAGACTGACTGATAGAACTTGGGGGATTCTTCACATTAAATCCTACTATATATGCCCCACACGCTTGAGCTAAGTCCACATCAGACTGGGAAACTGGGCCAACGCCAACGTGGACAACATTTAGAAAAACCTGCATGTGAAATAGGAAACATTATGCACATGCATAACTGCTCACGATTGAGGAAAATGAGATTAACGTCTACAAGTGCAATAATACATTATGTACGTTGAAACTATCATTTGAACCAAAAACGAGAAGTTACAATTAAGGtcagagagattttttttttttttttttttggggggggggggaggaagGTACCTGAAGGGACTGTTAAAGGCTTCAATGCATCTGTAACTGCCTGCACAGTGCCCTGAACATCGGCTTTTACTATTATTGGTAATTCAACCCTCTGAATTACCTCCTCGGACTGTTCTTCAGTTTCAGTCTTCCCCTCACTCAGCTTCTTCAGCCTATCCTTCTCAAATTTCCTTTTCCTCCCCGCACTGAGCATTCGTGCACGTTCCTCAGACTCTACAACAATAATATCATCACCTGCCATAGGAAGCCCTCTTAATCCTTCAATCTCAACAGGCATTGCAGGCCCTGCTCGGTCTGCCAATTTCCCCACCATATCCCTGATAACCCTTATTCTGCCCCACTCGCAGCCCACAACCACAAACTGACCACTTTCTAAGGTCCCTGCCTTCACAATTGTAGTAGCCAAAGGACCTCGACCTTTGTCAAGCCTTGCCTCCACTACATAAGCTTGAGCTGGTCCGTCGATACGAGCTTTTAAATCCATCATTTCAGCCTGGAGGAGCAATGCTTCCTCCAAACTATCTAATCCTGTTTTCTTCAATGCTGACACATAAACAACTTGAACATCTCCTCCCATCTCCTCAAGCAATAAACCCTCCGAAGCAAGCTGCAGTTTGACTCTTTCAGGATCAGCAGCAGGCTTATCACATTTGTTAATTGCAAGCACGATAGGTACATTTGCTGCTTTAGCATGTGCCATAGCTTCCAGTGTTTGCGGCATCACCCCATCATCCGCAGCCACTACCAGGACAACTATATCCGTAACTGCTGCACCTCTCGCTCGCATAGCGCTAAATGCAGCATGACCTGGAGTGTCAAGGAAAGTGATTGAAGCACCTGAAGCCATCTCCACGACAAATGCACCCAGGTGCTGAGTTATACCCCCGGCTTCTCTAGCTGCCACTGATGTCTGGCGAAGTGCATCTAAAAGAGAAGTTTTTCCATGATCAACATGACCCATGACTGTTATAACTGGTGGTCGTGGTAGAATTTCAGAACCTTCACTAGAGTGTAATCTCTTAATGTTTACTCCAACTTCCTGAAACGATGAAATAATATGTAACCATATACTTCCAATCACAACAACTGAAATAAGCTGGGTAGATGGCAATCACACTGGTCACTAGTAATTGGGCGGGGGGGCGAATTAACAATAAAGACCCACCCCACCCccacaaaaaataataataataataaataaataaatataccctTTTTAATCACAAGCAACAAAAGTGTCCCAGTGAATGGTTCAAAAACTCATTCACGGCAATACAAACATGTACTTTTTTAAGTCTTCCAGTTCCATCTATCTTATCTGTATTCCATGATACTGATTTGAGTTAGAAAACCGTATTGCTCTAATATGAGATATAAGCATGAAAATGATGTTTTATGGAGGAAGCTTATTAACGATAAATCTGGTTCAATATCTCATCTAGATTGGGCTTCATTAGCACCATCAAAAGGGCAATGGAAAAATATTATCAAGCAGCAAGAACTCATCACCAGTAGAGTAGAGTTCCGCATCAAATTGGTAATGGACCCTCCACCTTTTTTTGGACAGACCCATGGATAACCAGGCCAGCCCTTCTCCATGAGGAATTTGAAAGATGATGAGGCTTTGGAATGGACTGATATCAGCATGGTTTTAGTCCCAATCATTCTCTCCCAGCCGGATGATGCTTGGAAATGGCCTCTCAATCTTGACGGGCACTTTTCCACTAAACTCTCTTATAGCTGATATGGATCATAGAAACGGCATTTTGGAGGCATCTTTGGCTGGAGGTACATGGAAAGACAAATACCCAAAGAAGATCAAGTTTTTCCTCTGGGAATTGGCACATGAGGCCATTAACACCAAACAAATACCCAAAGCAGATCAAGTTTTTCCTCTGGGAATTGGCACATGAGGCCATTAACACCAAAGATGTCCTAAAAAAAGAATGCCGAGTATGACCATATCTCTTGGGTAGAACACATAATCACCTTTTCCTCCCTTGCTCTTTTGCCTGGAATTTTTGGAGTAAACCTTTTGGTGCTTTTGGTTATGGATGGTCTTTGGTGTTTCCTAGAGATGTTACGACGCACCTTAGCTCCATTCTCTTGGGTCAGTCTTTCAAGAATGTCAAAACTCTTTTCTGGCTCCATATATCTCGTGCTTTTGTTTGGGTACTACGGAAAGAAAGAAACAAGAGTCTTCATGGACAAAGATCATCCTTTCAATAGGTCCTTCGACCTTGTCATTTATTACACTATTTCTTGGTGTAAAAGTTCTGATCTTTTGCTTCATATTCATACACTTTCCTACTAAAAATCTGAGACATCTTGTAGTAAAACCATGAATTGTATATCCTTTTTGTGAATTTTATACatcaatgaaattaattcttatcaaaaaagaaatatattagtTTTAGTAAGGGCAGGCACTCGTGTTTCAACAACCCCACTATACTAATTAGTTTTAGTTCGCTTGGAACCAATAGCACATACCACAAGATTTGACCATGACCAATGATAATTTTCATTTAACAGAGATTCATGGGAAGGAAGATTCAAACACTAAACCTACAGGAGGAGAAGAGAGAGTACTGAAATGGCCATAGTCCAAAATATTTTTATGAGAACGGCCTTCTCTTCATAGTAATTTACCTCAAGCACCCATCTGGAATACACCATTAATACtcataaatttgaaattcattGACAATAAAAATAGAACAGAAATTAACTGGCCACTGGACTATAATGTGAATAACTAAAaagagattcatattaatacagGTTTCTTATGCTTATTAGTTATTAATACTAAGGCCAAAAGTTTTTGACTGAGATGACTGACATGCTTGAGCCAATTGGATAATGGATATTTCTAAGCATCCAACTATTACctattaaaagtttaaaacagACATACCATGGCAACAAGCTCTGCGACGTCAATGCTTAGTGGATCATACTCTGAGTCGACCTTTTCACCAACATTTATGATAATATCCTGCAGTCTGGATATGGTCTCACCAGAACGTTTAGCAAGTTCAGCAATTGTCATGCCATCAAATATCTCAATTGTTTTATCAGGAACAGATCTAATGGTGTGTTTCGGTTTTGGAGGAACATATGGAGCTTCAACTGGTGGTTGATCCCTGCGATCCCTTCTTACAGACTTCTCTTTCTTTTGAGTCTTCAAACCAAATTCCTGATGATGTCCTCTTCTAACCAATAATTCTGCACTTGAATGGAAATAcctaaac
This window contains:
- the LOC120083307 gene encoding translation initiation factor IF-2, translating into MAWRELGKKGMHAGLRRTFTCSRRHIARSSFVTTDEVVVVKLIPASSRCIPEVSCGSAYHGPKFYVASTIEPPRRYFHSSAELLVRRGHHQEFGLKTQKKEKSVRRDRRDQPPVEAPYVPPKPKHTIRSVPDKTIEIFDGMTIAELAKRSGETISRLQDIIINVGEKVDSEYDPLSIDVAELVAMEVGVNIKRLHSSEGSEILPRPPVITVMGHVDHGKTSLLDALRQTSVAAREAGGITQHLGAFVVEMASGASITFLDTPGHAAFSAMRARGAAVTDIVVLVVAADDGVMPQTLEAMAHAKAANVPIVLAINKCDKPAADPERVKLQLASEGLLLEEMGGDVQVVYVSALKKTGLDSLEEALLLQAEMMDLKARIDGPAQAYVVEARLDKGRGPLATTIVKAGTLESGQFVVVGCEWGRIRVIRDMVGKLADRAGPAMPVEIEGLRGLPMAGDDIIVVESEERARMLSAGRKRKFEKDRLKKLSEGKTETEEQSEEVIQRVELPIIVKADVQGTVQAVTDALKPLTVPQVFLNVVHVGVGPVSQSDVDLAQACGAYIVGFNVKNPPSSISQSATQAGIKIILHRVIYHLLEDIGNLIVDKAPGTSETQIAGEAEVLNIFELKGRSKSKGPDVKIAGCRVLDGSFSRSSTMRLLRSGEVLFEGSCASLKREKQDVDSVKKGNECGLVIHNWNDFQIGDVVQCLEQVVRKPKFISSESGAVRIEC